The following proteins are co-located in the Penaeus vannamei isolate JL-2024 chromosome 34, ASM4276789v1, whole genome shotgun sequence genome:
- the LOC113819058 gene encoding uncharacterized protein isoform X34, whose product MTRPLAVLYLVAVGVASAASPGPSPASAASPGPDLVRPQRDDDFSIEIFDPEDEILLSDLYAIGGYGLGAGFSGHRQTGVSGFRPGFQGQRGKPGKGSRYPVGGSLSGAGGFPSVGSGSLSGAGGFPSGSGFPSGAGGFPSRGSGSLSGAGGFPSGSGSLSGAGGFPSGSGSLSGAGGFPSGSGSLSGAGGFPSGSGSLSGAGGFPSGGSGSLSGAGGFPSGGGGFPSGSGSLSGAGGFPSGGSGSLSGAGGFPSGGSGSLSGAGGFPSGGGGFPSGSGSLSGSGGFPSGGSGSLSGSGGFPSGGSGSLSGSGGFPSGGSGSLSGAGGFPSGGGGFPSGSGSLSGAGGFPSGGSGSLSGAGGFPSGGGGFPSGSGSLSGAGGFPSGGSGSLSGAGGFPSGGGGFPSGSGSLSGSGGFPSGGGGFPSGSGSLSGSGGFPSGGSGSLSGSGGFPSGGSGFPSGSGSLSGSGGFPSGGSGFPSGSGSLSGSGGFPSGGSGSLPGSGGFPSGGSGSLSGSGGFPSGSGSSSGGSGFPSGGDGFPSLSGAGGFPSGGSGSLSGAGGFPSGSGSLSGAGGYPSGGSRSSAGKGGFPSGGSSRSSSRG is encoded by the exons ATGACGAGGCCGCTCGCCGTGCTCTACCTGGTGGCCGTGGGCGTCGCCAGCGCCGCGAGCCCCGGCCCCAGCCCCGCCAGCGCCGCGAGCCCCGGACCCGACCTCGTCCGGCCCCAACGCGACGACGACTTCTCCATCGAGATCTTCGATCCCGAGGACGAGATCCTCCTTTCCGACCTGTATGCAATCGGCGGCTACGGCTTAGGGGCAGGCTTCTCTGGGCACCGACAGACTGGTGTATCAGGATTCCGGCCCGGCTTCCAGGGCCAGCGGGGCAAGCCGGGAAAGGGAAGTCGCTACCCCGTAGGAGGATCCTTGTCAGGAGCAGGTGGATTCCCATCTGTAGGAAGTGGATCCTTATCAGGGGCAGGTGGATTCCCATCTGGAAGTGGATTCCCGTCAGGAGCAGGTGGATTCCCATCGAGAGGAAGTGGATCCTTATCAGGGGCAGGTGGATTCCCATCTGGGAGTGGATCCTTATCAGGAGCAGGTGGATTCCCATCTGGAAGTGGATCTTTGTCTGGAGCAGGTGGATTCCCGTCAGGAAGTGGATCCTTGTCAGGAGCAGGTGGATTCCCGTCAGGAAGTGGATCCTTGTCAGGAGCAGGTGGATTCCCATCTGGAGGAAGTGGATCCTTATCAGGGGCAGGTGGATTTCCATCTGGAGGAGGTGGATTCCCGTCAGGAAGCGGATCCTTGTCAGGAGCAGGTGGATTCCCATCTGGAGGAAGCGGATCCTTGTCAGGAGCAGGTGGATTCCCATCTGGAGGAAGTGGATCCTTATCAGGGGCAGGTGGATTCCCATCTGGAGGAGGTGGATTCCCGTCAGGAAGCGGATCCTTGTCTGGATCAGGTGGATTCCCATCTGGAGGAAGTGGATCCTTATCAGGATCAGGTGGATTCCCATCTGGAGGAAGTGGATCCTTATCAGGATCAGGTGGATTCCCATCTGGAGGAAGTGGATCCTTATCAGGGGCAGGTGGATTTCCATCTGGAGGAGGTGGATTCCCGTCAGGAAGCGGATCCTTGTCAGGAGCAGGTGGATTCCCATCTGGAGGAAGTGGATCCTTATCAGGGGCAGGTGGATTTCCATCTGGAGGAGGTGGATTCCCGTCAGGAAGCGGATCCTTGTCAGGAGCAGGTGGATTCCCATCTGGAGGAAGTGGATCCTTATCAGGGGCAGGTGGATTCCCATCTGGAGGAGGTGGATTCCCGTCAGGAAGCGGATCCTTGTCAGGATCAGGTGGATTCCCATCTGGAGGAGGTGGATTCCCGTCAGGAAGCGGATCCTTGTCTGGATCAGGTGGATTCCCATCTGGAGGAAGTGGATCCTTATCAGGATCAG GTGGATTCCCATCTGGAGGAAGTGGATTCCCGTCAGGAAGCGGATCCTTGTCTGGATCAG GTGGATTTCCATCTGGAGGAAGTGGATTCCCGTCAGGAAGCGGATCCTTGTCTGGATCAGGTGGATTCCCATCTGGAGGAAGTGGATCCTTGCCTGGATCAGGTGGATTTCCATCTGGAGGAAGTGGATCCTTATCAGGATCAGGTGGATTCCCGTCAGGGAGCGGATCCTCGTCTGGAGGAAGTGGATTCCCATCTGGAGGAGATGGATTTCCATCGTTGTCAGGAGCAGGCGGATTCCCATCTGGAGGAAGTGGATCGTTGTCAGGAGCAGGTGGATTCCCGTCAGGAAGTGGATCGTTATCAGGAGCAGGTGGATATCCGTCAGGAGGAAGTAGATCCTCGGCTGGAAAAGGTGGATTCCCATCCGGAGGAAGTAGTCGCTCGTCTAGCAGAGGCTGA
- the LOC113819058 gene encoding loricrin-like isoform X20: MTRPLAVLYLVAVGVASAASPGPSPASAASPGPDLVRPQRDDDFSIEIFDPEDEILLSDLYAIGGYGLGAGFSGHRQTGVSGFRPGFQGQRGKPGKGSRYPVGGSLSGAGGFPSVGSGSLSGAGGFPSGSGFPSGAGGFPSRGSGSLSGAGGFPSGSGSLSGAGGFPSGSGSLSGAGGFPSGSGSLSGAGGFPSGSGSLSGAGGFPSGGSGSLSGAGGFPSGGGGFPSGSGSLSGAGGFPSGGSGSLSGAGGFPSGGSGSLSGAGGFPSGGGGFPSGSGSLSGSGGFPSGGSGSLSGSGGFPSGGSGSLSGSGGFPSGGSGSLSGAGGFPSGGGGFPSGSGSLSGAGGFPSGGSGSLSGAGGFPSGGGGFPSGSGSLSGAGGFPSGGSGSLSGAGGFPSGGGGFPSGSGSLSGSGGFPSGGGGFPSGSGSLSGSGGFPSGGSGSLSGSGGFPSGGSGFPSGSGSLSGSGGFPSGSGFPSESGSLSGSGGFPSGSGSLSGSGGFPSGGSGFPSGSGSLSGSGGFPSGGSGSLPGSGGFPSGGSGSLSGSGGFPSGSGSSSGGSGFPSGGDGFPSLSGAGGFPSGGSGSLSGAGGFPSGSGSLSGAGGYPSGGSRSSAGKGGFPSGGSSRSSSRG; this comes from the exons ATGACGAGGCCGCTCGCCGTGCTCTACCTGGTGGCCGTGGGCGTCGCCAGCGCCGCGAGCCCCGGCCCCAGCCCCGCCAGCGCCGCGAGCCCCGGACCCGACCTCGTCCGGCCCCAACGCGACGACGACTTCTCCATCGAGATCTTCGATCCCGAGGACGAGATCCTCCTTTCCGACCTGTATGCAATCGGCGGCTACGGCTTAGGGGCAGGCTTCTCTGGGCACCGACAGACTGGTGTATCAGGATTCCGGCCCGGCTTCCAGGGCCAGCGGGGCAAGCCGGGAAAGGGAAGTCGCTACCCCGTAGGAGGATCCTTGTCAGGAGCAGGTGGATTCCCATCTGTAGGAAGTGGATCCTTATCAGGGGCAGGTGGATTCCCATCTGGAAGTGGATTCCCGTCAGGAGCAGGTGGATTCCCATCGAGAGGAAGTGGATCCTTATCAGGGGCAGGTGGATTCCCATCTGGGAGTGGATCCTTATCAGGAGCAGGTGGATTCCCATCTGGAAGTGGATCTTTGTCTGGAGCAGGTGGATTCCCGTCAGGAAGTGGATCCTTGTCAGGAGCAGGTGGATTCCCGTCAGGAAGTGGATCCTTGTCAGGAGCAGGTGGATTCCCATCTGGAGGAAGTGGATCCTTATCAGGGGCAGGTGGATTTCCATCTGGAGGAGGTGGATTCCCGTCAGGAAGCGGATCCTTGTCAGGAGCAGGTGGATTCCCATCTGGAGGAAGCGGATCCTTGTCAGGAGCAGGTGGATTCCCATCTGGAGGAAGTGGATCCTTATCAGGGGCAGGTGGATTCCCATCTGGAGGAGGTGGATTCCCGTCAGGAAGCGGATCCTTGTCTGGATCAGGTGGATTCCCATCTGGAGGAAGTGGATCCTTATCAGGATCAGGTGGATTCCCATCTGGAGGAAGTGGATCCTTATCAGGATCAGGTGGATTCCCATCTGGAGGAAGTGGATCCTTATCAGGGGCAGGTGGATTTCCATCTGGAGGAGGTGGATTCCCGTCAGGAAGCGGATCCTTGTCAGGAGCAGGTGGATTCCCATCTGGAGGAAGTGGATCCTTATCAGGGGCAGGTGGATTTCCATCTGGAGGAGGTGGATTCCCGTCAGGAAGCGGATCCTTGTCAGGAGCAGGTGGATTCCCATCTGGAGGAAGTGGATCCTTATCAGGGGCAGGTGGATTCCCATCTGGAGGAGGTGGATTCCCGTCAGGAAGCGGATCCTTGTCAGGATCAGGTGGATTCCCATCTGGAGGAGGTGGATTCCCGTCAGGAAGCGGATCCTTGTCTGGATCAGGTGGATTCCCATCTGGAGGAAGTGGATCCTTATCAGGATCAG GTGGATTCCCATCTGGAGGAAGTGGATTCCCGTCAGGAAGCGGATCCTTGTCTGGATCAGGTGGATTTCCATCTGGAAGTGGATTCCCGTCAGAAAGTGGATCCTTGTCTGGATCAGGTGGATTCCCATCTGGAAGTGGATCCTTATCAGGATCAGGTGGATTTCCATCTGGAGGAAGTGGATTCCCGTCAGGAAGCGGATCCTTGTCTGGATCAGGTGGATTCCCATCTGGAGGAAGTGGATCCTTGCCTGGATCAGGTGGATTTCCATCTGGAGGAAGTGGATCCTTATCAGGATCAGGTGGATTCCCGTCAGGGAGCGGATCCTCGTCTGGAGGAAGTGGATTCCCATCTGGAGGAGATGGATTTCCATCGTTGTCAGGAGCAGGCGGATTCCCATCTGGAGGAAGTGGATCGTTGTCAGGAGCAGGTGGATTCCCGTCAGGAAGTGGATCGTTATCAGGAGCAGGTGGATATCCGTCAGGAGGAAGTAGATCCTCGGCTGGAAAAGGTGGATTCCCATCCGGAGGAAGTAGTCGCTCGTCTAGCAGAGGCTGA
- the LOC113819058 gene encoding loricrin-like isoform X30, protein MTRPLAVLYLVAVGVASAASPGPSPASAASPGPDLVRPQRDDDFSIEIFDPEDEILLSDLYAIGGYGLGAGFSGHRQTGVSGFRPGFQGQRGKPGKGSRYPVGGSLSGAGGFPSVGSGSLSGAGGFPSGSGFPSGSGSLSGAGGFPSGGSGSLSGAGGFPSGGGGFPSGSGSLSGAGGFPSGGSGSLSGAGGFPSGGSGSLSGAGGFPSGGGGFPSGSGSLSGSGGFPSGGSGSLSGSGGFPSGGSGSLSGSGGFPSGGSGSLSGAGGFPSGGGGFPSGSGSLSGAGGFPSGGSGSLSGAGGFPSGGGGFPSGSGSLSGAGGFPSGGSGSLSGAGGFPSGGGGFPSGSGSLSGSGGFPSGGGGFPSGSGSLSGSGGFPSGGSGSLSGSGGFPSGSGSLSGSGGFPSGGSGSLSGSGGFPSGSGSLSGSGGFPSGGSGFPSGSGSLSGSGGFPSGSGFPSESGSLSGSGGFPSGSGSLSGSGGFPSGGSGFPSGSGSLSGSGGFPSGGSGSLPGSGGFPSGGSGSLSGSGGFPSGSGSSSGGSGFPSGGDGFPSLSGAGGFPSGGSGSLSGAGGFPSGSGSLSGAGGYPSGGSRSSAGKGGFPSGGSSRSSSRG, encoded by the exons ATGACGAGGCCGCTCGCCGTGCTCTACCTGGTGGCCGTGGGCGTCGCCAGCGCCGCGAGCCCCGGCCCCAGCCCCGCCAGCGCCGCGAGCCCCGGACCCGACCTCGTCCGGCCCCAACGCGACGACGACTTCTCCATCGAGATCTTCGATCCCGAGGACGAGATCCTCCTTTCCGACCTGTATGCAATCGGCGGCTACGGCTTAGGGGCAGGCTTCTCTGGGCACCGACAGACTGGTGTATCAGGATTCCGGCCCGGCTTCCAGGGCCAGCGGGGCAAGCCGGGAAAGGGAAGTCGCTACCCCGTAGGAGGATCCTTGTCAGGAGCAGGTGGATTCCCATCTGTAGGAAGTGGATCCTTATCAGGGGCAGGTGGATTCCCATCTGGAA GTGGATTCCCGTCAGGAAGTGGATCCTTGTCAGGAGCAGGTGGATTCCCATCTGGAGGAAGTGGATCCTTATCAGGGGCAGGTGGATTTCCATCTGGAGGAGGTGGATTCCCGTCAGGAAGCGGATCCTTGTCAGGAGCAGGTGGATTCCCATCTGGAGGAAGCGGATCCTTGTCAGGAGCAGGTGGATTCCCATCTGGAGGAAGTGGATCCTTATCAGGGGCAGGTGGATTCCCATCTGGAGGAGGTGGATTCCCGTCAGGAAGCGGATCCTTGTCTGGATCAGGTGGATTCCCATCTGGAGGAAGTGGATCCTTATCAGGATCAGGTGGATTCCCATCTGGAGGAAGTGGATCCTTATCAGGATCAGGTGGATTCCCATCTGGAGGAAGTGGATCCTTATCAGGGGCAGGTGGATTTCCATCTGGAGGAGGTGGATTCCCGTCAGGAAGCGGATCCTTGTCAGGAGCAGGTGGATTCCCATCTGGAGGAAGTGGATCCTTATCAGGGGCAGGTGGATTTCCATCTGGAGGAGGTGGATTCCCGTCAGGAAGCGGATCCTTGTCAGGAGCAGGTGGATTCCCATCTGGAGGAAGTGGATCCTTATCAGGGGCAGGTGGATTCCCATCTGGAGGAGGTGGATTCCCGTCAGGAAGCGGATCCTTGTCAGGATCAGGTGGATTCCCATCTGGAGGAGGTGGATTCCCGTCAGGAAGCGGATCCTTGTCTGGATCAGGTGGATTCCCATCTGGAGGAAGTGGATCCTTATCAGGATCAGGTGGATTCCCGTCAGGAAGCGGATCCTTGTCTGGATCAGGTGGATTCCCATCTGGAGGAAGTGGGTCCTTATCAGGATCAGGTGGATTCCCGTCAGGAAGTGGATCCTTGTCTGGATCAGGTGGATTCCCATCTGGAGGAAGTGGATTCCCGTCAGGAAGCGGATCCTTGTCTGGATCAGGTGGATTTCCATCTGGAAGTGGATTCCCGTCAGAAAGTGGATCCTTGTCTGGATCAGGTGGATTCCCATCTGGAAGTGGATCCTTATCAGGATCAGGTGGATTTCCATCTGGAGGAAGTGGATTCCCGTCAGGAAGCGGATCCTTGTCTGGATCAGGTGGATTCCCATCTGGAGGAAGTGGATCCTTGCCTGGATCAGGTGGATTTCCATCTGGAGGAAGTGGATCCTTATCAGGATCAGGTGGATTCCCGTCAGGGAGCGGATCCTCGTCTGGAGGAAGTGGATTCCCATCTGGAGGAGATGGATTTCCATCGTTGTCAGGAGCAGGCGGATTCCCATCTGGAGGAAGTGGATCGTTGTCAGGAGCAGGTGGATTCCCGTCAGGAAGTGGATCGTTATCAGGAGCAGGTGGATATCCGTCAGGAGGAAGTAGATCCTCGGCTGGAAAAGGTGGATTCCCATCCGGAGGAAGTAGTCGCTCGTCTAGCAGAGGCTGA
- the LOC113819058 gene encoding uncharacterized protein isoform X27 translates to MTRPLAVLYLVAVGVASAASPGPSPASAASPGPDLVRPQRDDDFSIEIFDPEDEILLSDLYAIGGYGLGAGFSGHRQTGVSGFRPGFQGQRGKPGKGSRYPVGGSLSGAGGFPSVGSGSLSGAGGFPSGSGFPSGAGGFPSRGSGSLSGAGGFPSGSGSLSGAGGFPSGSGSLSGAGGFPSGSGSLSGAGGFPSGSGSLSGAGGFPSGGSGSLSGAGGFPSGGGGFPSGSGSLSGAGGFPSGGSGSLSGAGGFPSGGSGSLSGAGGFPSGGGGFPSGSGSLSGSGGFPSGGSGSLSGSGGFPSGGSGSLSGSGGFPSGGSGSLSGAGGFPSGGGGFPSGSGSLSGAGGFPSGGSGSLSGAGGFPSGGGGFPSGSGSLSGAGGFPSGGSGSLSGAGGFPSGGGGFPSGSGSLSGSGGFPSGGGGFPSGSGSLSGSGGFPSGGSGSLSGSGGFPSGGSGSLSGSGGFPSGSGSLSGSGGFPSGSGSLSGSGGFPSGGSGFPSGSGSLSGSGGFPSGGSGSLPGSGGFPSGGSGSLSGSGGFPSGSGSSSGGSGFPSGGDGFPSLSGAGGFPSGGSGSLSGAGGFPSGSGSLSGAGGYPSGGSRSSAGKGGFPSGGSSRSSSRG, encoded by the exons ATGACGAGGCCGCTCGCCGTGCTCTACCTGGTGGCCGTGGGCGTCGCCAGCGCCGCGAGCCCCGGCCCCAGCCCCGCCAGCGCCGCGAGCCCCGGACCCGACCTCGTCCGGCCCCAACGCGACGACGACTTCTCCATCGAGATCTTCGATCCCGAGGACGAGATCCTCCTTTCCGACCTGTATGCAATCGGCGGCTACGGCTTAGGGGCAGGCTTCTCTGGGCACCGACAGACTGGTGTATCAGGATTCCGGCCCGGCTTCCAGGGCCAGCGGGGCAAGCCGGGAAAGGGAAGTCGCTACCCCGTAGGAGGATCCTTGTCAGGAGCAGGTGGATTCCCATCTGTAGGAAGTGGATCCTTATCAGGGGCAGGTGGATTCCCATCTGGAAGTGGATTCCCGTCAGGAGCAGGTGGATTCCCATCGAGAGGAAGTGGATCCTTATCAGGGGCAGGTGGATTCCCATCTGGGAGTGGATCCTTATCAGGAGCAGGTGGATTCCCATCTGGAAGTGGATCTTTGTCTGGAGCAGGTGGATTCCCGTCAGGAAGTGGATCCTTGTCAGGAGCAGGTGGATTCCCGTCAGGAAGTGGATCCTTGTCAGGAGCAGGTGGATTCCCATCTGGAGGAAGTGGATCCTTATCAGGGGCAGGTGGATTTCCATCTGGAGGAGGTGGATTCCCGTCAGGAAGCGGATCCTTGTCAGGAGCAGGTGGATTCCCATCTGGAGGAAGCGGATCCTTGTCAGGAGCAGGTGGATTCCCATCTGGAGGAAGTGGATCCTTATCAGGGGCAGGTGGATTCCCATCTGGAGGAGGTGGATTCCCGTCAGGAAGCGGATCCTTGTCTGGATCAGGTGGATTCCCATCTGGAGGAAGTGGATCCTTATCAGGATCAGGTGGATTCCCATCTGGAGGAAGTGGATCCTTATCAGGATCAGGTGGATTCCCATCTGGAGGAAGTGGATCCTTATCAGGGGCAGGTGGATTTCCATCTGGAGGAGGTGGATTCCCGTCAGGAAGCGGATCCTTGTCAGGAGCAGGTGGATTCCCATCTGGAGGAAGTGGATCCTTATCAGGGGCAGGTGGATTTCCATCTGGAGGAGGTGGATTCCCGTCAGGAAGCGGATCCTTGTCAGGAGCAGGTGGATTCCCATCTGGAGGAAGTGGATCCTTATCAGGGGCAGGTGGATTCCCATCTGGAGGAGGTGGATTCCCGTCAGGAAGCGGATCCTTGTCAGGATCAGGTGGATTCCCATCTGGAGGAGGTGGATTCCCGTCAGGAAGCGGATCCTTGTCTGGATCAGGTGGATTCCCATCTGGAGGAAGTGGATCCTTATCAGGATCAG GTGGATTCCCATCTGGAGGAAGTGGGTCCTTATCAGGATCAGGTGGATTCCCGTCAGGAAGTGGATCCTTGTCTGGATCAG GTGGATTCCCATCTGGAAGTGGATCCTTATCAGGATCAGGTGGATTTCCATCTGGAGGAAGTGGATTCCCGTCAGGAAGCGGATCCTTGTCTGGATCAGGTGGATTCCCATCTGGAGGAAGTGGATCCTTGCCTGGATCAGGTGGATTTCCATCTGGAGGAAGTGGATCCTTATCAGGATCAGGTGGATTCCCGTCAGGGAGCGGATCCTCGTCTGGAGGAAGTGGATTCCCATCTGGAGGAGATGGATTTCCATCGTTGTCAGGAGCAGGCGGATTCCCATCTGGAGGAAGTGGATCGTTGTCAGGAGCAGGTGGATTCCCGTCAGGAAGTGGATCGTTATCAGGAGCAGGTGGATATCCGTCAGGAGGAAGTAGATCCTCGGCTGGAAAAGGTGGATTCCCATCCGGAGGAAGTAGTCGCTCGTCTAGCAGAGGCTGA
- the LOC113819058 gene encoding loricrin-like isoform X24, translating into MTRPLAVLYLVAVGVASAASPGPSPASAASPGPDLVRPQRDDDFSIEIFDPEDEILLSDLYAIGGYGLGAGFSGHRQTGVSGFRPGFQGQRGKPGKGSRYPVGGSLSGAGGFPSVGSGSLSGAGGFPSGSGFPSGSGSLSGAGGFPSGSGSLSGAGGFPSGGSGSLSGAGGFPSGGGGFPSGSGSLSGAGGFPSGGSGSLSGAGGFPSGGSGSLSGAGGFPSGGGGFPSGSGSLSGSGGFPSGGSGSLSGSGGFPSGGSGSLSGSGGFPSGGSGSLSGAGGFPSGGGGFPSGSGSLSGAGGFPSGGSGSLSGAGGFPSGGGGFPSGSGSLSGAGGFPSGGSGSLSGAGGFPSGGGGFPSGSGSLSGSGGFPSGGGGFPSGSGSLSGSGGFPSGGSGSLSGSGGFPSGSGSLSGSGGFPSGGSGSLSGSGGFPSGSGSLSGSGGFPSGGSGFPSGSGSLSGSGGFPSGSGFPSESGSLSGSGGFPSGSGSLSGSGGFPSGGSGFPSGSGSLSGSGGFPSGGSGSLPGSGGFPSGGSGSLSGSGGFPSGSGSSSGGSGFPSGGDGFPSLSGAGGFPSGGSGSLSGAGGFPSGSGSLSGAGGYPSGGSRSSAGKGGFPSGGSSRSSSRG; encoded by the exons ATGACGAGGCCGCTCGCCGTGCTCTACCTGGTGGCCGTGGGCGTCGCCAGCGCCGCGAGCCCCGGCCCCAGCCCCGCCAGCGCCGCGAGCCCCGGACCCGACCTCGTCCGGCCCCAACGCGACGACGACTTCTCCATCGAGATCTTCGATCCCGAGGACGAGATCCTCCTTTCCGACCTGTATGCAATCGGCGGCTACGGCTTAGGGGCAGGCTTCTCTGGGCACCGACAGACTGGTGTATCAGGATTCCGGCCCGGCTTCCAGGGCCAGCGGGGCAAGCCGGGAAAGGGAAGTCGCTACCCCGTAGGAGGATCCTTGTCAGGAGCAGGTGGATTCCCATCTGTAGGAAGTGGATCCTTATCAGGGGCAGGTGGATTCCCATCTGGAA GTGGATTCCCGTCAGGAAGTGGATCCTTGTCAGGAGCAGGTGGATTCCCGTCAGGAAGTGGATCCTTGTCAGGAGCAGGTGGATTCCCATCTGGAGGAAGTGGATCCTTATCAGGGGCAGGTGGATTTCCATCTGGAGGAGGTGGATTCCCGTCAGGAAGCGGATCCTTGTCAGGAGCAGGTGGATTCCCATCTGGAGGAAGCGGATCCTTGTCAGGAGCAGGTGGATTCCCATCTGGAGGAAGTGGATCCTTATCAGGGGCAGGTGGATTCCCATCTGGAGGAGGTGGATTCCCGTCAGGAAGCGGATCCTTGTCTGGATCAGGTGGATTCCCATCTGGAGGAAGTGGATCCTTATCAGGATCAGGTGGATTCCCATCTGGAGGAAGTGGATCCTTATCAGGATCAGGTGGATTCCCATCTGGAGGAAGTGGATCCTTATCAGGGGCAGGTGGATTTCCATCTGGAGGAGGTGGATTCCCGTCAGGAAGCGGATCCTTGTCAGGAGCAGGTGGATTCCCATCTGGAGGAAGTGGATCCTTATCAGGGGCAGGTGGATTTCCATCTGGAGGAGGTGGATTCCCGTCAGGAAGCGGATCCTTGTCAGGAGCAGGTGGATTCCCATCTGGAGGAAGTGGATCCTTATCAGGGGCAGGTGGATTCCCATCTGGAGGAGGTGGATTCCCGTCAGGAAGCGGATCCTTGTCAGGATCAGGTGGATTCCCATCTGGAGGAGGTGGATTCCCGTCAGGAAGCGGATCCTTGTCTGGATCAGGTGGATTCCCATCTGGAGGAAGTGGATCCTTATCAGGATCAGGTGGATTCCCGTCAGGAAGCGGATCCTTGTCTGGATCAGGTGGATTCCCATCTGGAGGAAGTGGGTCCTTATCAGGATCAGGTGGATTCCCGTCAGGAAGTGGATCCTTGTCTGGATCAGGTGGATTCCCATCTGGAGGAAGTGGATTCCCGTCAGGAAGCGGATCCTTGTCTGGATCAGGTGGATTTCCATCTGGAAGTGGATTCCCGTCAGAAAGTGGATCCTTGTCTGGATCAGGTGGATTCCCATCTGGAAGTGGATCCTTATCAGGATCAGGTGGATTTCCATCTGGAGGAAGTGGATTCCCGTCAGGAAGCGGATCCTTGTCTGGATCAGGTGGATTCCCATCTGGAGGAAGTGGATCCTTGCCTGGATCAGGTGGATTTCCATCTGGAGGAAGTGGATCCTTATCAGGATCAGGTGGATTCCCGTCAGGGAGCGGATCCTCGTCTGGAGGAAGTGGATTCCCATCTGGAGGAGATGGATTTCCATCGTTGTCAGGAGCAGGCGGATTCCCATCTGGAGGAAGTGGATCGTTGTCAGGAGCAGGTGGATTCCCGTCAGGAAGTGGATCGTTATCAGGAGCAGGTGGATATCCGTCAGGAGGAAGTAGATCCTCGGCTGGAAAAGGTGGATTCCCATCCGGAGGAAGTAGTCGCTCGTCTAGCAGAGGCTGA